In Stegostoma tigrinum isolate sSteTig4 chromosome 35, sSteTig4.hap1, whole genome shotgun sequence, one genomic interval encodes:
- the LOC125447463 gene encoding A-kinase anchor protein 8-like: MDSWYSGYGTGDSWNTGATNSQEYDGYDYSYTQDTIPTSATNYGYNSGNKSWELPKNTATDTIIAKINKRLDMLSQLETENQVQDSYQDNRFTPYESYDSGSSLNDRDLYRSGYGYSEYGPDYNDSYGGRYDHYDSSYGTRRDQFQNRARDPYGPANQWGQNWSRDRPPYNRPNRNDPFMSPASSGRMSARWNELSMGGRGPNAATASSTRNLPSLFSPNIIPMDLFRVQGSGRPLGGARQRRRDRTRTRGMKKVNAGFGRKRKLSTASTDEPENKQAKSEDPNGSDAGEDDGGESGDGAGDAAGDGVTGEGKEAEDKKPKRFPTMQEKKKANKPKKNRDRLAERIMYACSVCKFRTFEDEDISSHVDSKFHKETFKFIATRLDKQTADFLHEYILNKIQKTQKRREQIGDKTILRKQLMQQQDLLQDVGLEHFMKKVEAAHCVACDLFIPIQNAVLMRHLKSPDHGWNRRAMLEKVKKGSLVVARSVLNNRNIAAMLEKYKKGENPFTDDPDKDEEDAADATAEGDGTKDGSVDVENKEETEDTGDNVVTEIKQEMIDPSEENVGEAPEEETGEAEEEAGGEEEAEEEEEEARATEEREEAEGEAGAGVFIGEAAEDKDPELTAEEEDEMLKGDEEQLE, encoded by the exons GGTATGGAACTGGTGATTCTTGGAACACTGGAGCCACTAATTCTCAGG AATATGATGGCTATGATTACAGTTACACCCAGGATACTATACCCACTTCTGCAACAAATTATGGCTACAATTCTGGCAATAAGTCTTGGGAGCTCCCTAAAAATACAGCTACAGACACCATCATTGCCAAGATCAACAAGCGTTTGGACATGCTCTCTCAACTAGAGACTGAGAACCAGGTGCAAGACTCTTACCAGGACAACAG GTTTACACCTTACGAGTCCTACGACTCCGGGTCTTCACTGAATGACCGTGATCTGTACAGATCTGGCTACGGTTACAGTGAATATGGGCCTGATTATAACGATTCCTATGGAGGTCGCTATGACCACTACGACAGCTCCTACGGGACCCGCAGAGATCAGTTCCAGAACAGAGCACGTGACCCATACGGCCCTGCTAACCAGTGGGGCCAGAACTGGTCTAGAGACCGGCCTCCATATAACAGACCCAATCGGAACGACCCCTTCATGTCACCTGCAAGTTCCGGGCGAATGTCTGCACGCTGGAATGAGCTGTCGATGGGAGGCAGGGGCCCCAACGCCGCCACCGCCTCCTCCACCAGGAACCTCCCTTCGCTCTTCTCCCCAAACATTATCCCCATGGACCTGTTCAGAGTTCAGGGATCGGGAAGACCGTTAGGAGGTGCCAGACAGCGAAGGAGAGACAGGACTCGAACCAGAGGC atgaagaaagtgaatgcaGGCTTTGGACGGAAGAGAAAGCTTTCCACAGCCAGTACAGATGAACCAGAGAATAAACAAGCAAAATCTGAAGATCCTAATGGATCTGATGCAG GAGAAGATGACGGTGGTGAATCTGGAGATGGTGCTGGAGATGCAGCTGGGGATGGCGTT ACTGGTGAAGGCAAAGAGGCTGAGGACAAGAAACCAAAACGCT TTCCTACAATGCAAGAAAAGAAGAAGGCGAACAAACCAAAGAAGAATCGTGACCGTCTTGCAGAAAG GATAATGTATGCCTGTTCGGTTTGTAAGTTCCGAACCTTTGAAGATGAGGATATTTCTTCCCATGTGGATAGCAAGTTCCACAAGGAAACTTTCAAGTTCATTGCGACCAGACTTGACAAACAGACTGCTGACTTCTTGCAT GAGTATATCCTAAACAAGATCCAAAAAACTCAGAAGCGTCGGGAGCAAATTGGAGACAAAACTATCTTGAGAAAGCAGCTGATGCAGCAGCAAGATTTACTACAAG ATGTTGGTCTGGAACATTTCATGAAGAAAGTGGAGGCAGCACACTGTGTTGCCTGTGATCTGTTTATACCCATCCAGAATGCTGTCCTTATGCGACATCTGAAATCACCTGATCACGGCTGGAACCGCAGA GCAATGTTGGAGAAAGTCAAGAAGGGCAGCCTTGTTGTTGCTAGGAGTGTCTTGAATAACCGTAACATTGCAGCAATGCTAGAAAAGTACAAGAAG GGTGAGAACCCATTCACTGATGATCCAGACAAAGATGAGGAAGATGCTGCTGATGCTactgcagagggtgatggtacaAAGGATGGCTCTGTGGATGTTGAGAACAAAGAGGAGACTGAAGACACAGGAGACAATGTTGTCACTGAAATAAAGCAAGAAATGATAGATCCATCTGAAGAAAATGTAGGGGAAGCACCAGAAGAGGAAACTGGGGAGGCAGAAGAGGAGGCTGGAGGGGAGGAAGAGgctgaggaggaagaggaagaggctAGAGCCacagaagagagagaggaggctgagggagagGCAGGGGCTGGAGTGTTCATTGGGGAGGCAGCTGAAGACAAGGATCCAGAATTGACAGCAGAAGAGGAAGATGAGATGCTGAAAGGAGATGAAGAACAGTTGGAGTAA